A region from the Sandaracinus amylolyticus genome encodes:
- a CDS encoding hemerythrin domain-containing protein codes for MTTTTSHQRPSFYREVHKGVRAMLASLVERAGRTDFGDAGNITRLRNETTEIFALLESHAHHEDEHVGPLLRSYAPVTAAELDAAHVEHHERMRLMVSTLVAAERGGPRAADLGHEFVVALSRFAGELALHMADEEELAMPALWAALDDARIDAVHQALVRSIPPQTAFAFYRWMLPAVSAPERLYMLAAMRAGAPPQVFDAVVALAARVLSAEDFAALAPVLGVAKPAGRVSHAA; via the coding sequence ATGACGACGACGACTTCCCACCAGCGCCCGAGCTTCTACCGCGAGGTCCACAAGGGCGTTCGCGCGATGCTGGCCTCGCTGGTGGAGCGCGCCGGCCGCACCGACTTCGGCGACGCGGGGAACATCACGCGGCTGCGCAACGAGACCACCGAGATCTTCGCGCTGCTGGAGTCGCACGCGCACCACGAGGACGAGCACGTCGGACCGCTCCTGCGCAGCTACGCGCCCGTCACCGCGGCCGAGCTCGACGCGGCCCACGTGGAGCACCACGAGCGCATGCGCCTGATGGTCTCGACGCTGGTCGCGGCCGAGCGCGGTGGCCCGCGCGCCGCCGATCTCGGGCACGAGTTCGTCGTCGCGCTCTCGCGCTTCGCGGGCGAGCTCGCGCTGCACATGGCGGACGAGGAGGAGCTCGCGATGCCCGCGCTGTGGGCCGCGCTCGACGACGCGCGGATCGACGCGGTCCACCAGGCGCTCGTGCGGTCGATCCCGCCCCAGACGGCGTTCGCGTTCTACCGCTGGATGCTGCCCGCGGTGAGCGCGCCGGAGCGGCTATACATGCTCGCGGCGATGCGCGCGGGCGCGCCTCCGCAGGTGTTCGACGCCGTCGTGGCGCTCGCAGCGCGGGTGCTGAGCGCCGAGGACTTCGCCGCCCTCGCGCCGGTCCTCGGGGTCGCGAAGCCCGCCGGTCGCGTGTCCCACGCAGCGTGA